The genomic interval GATAGACTGGCTGAATGATTTTTCTCCAGGTACTTCTGTTGTCTCCTCACTCTCCACCTGCTGTAAATGGTAAAAACAGTAAGTAAtttgagagaaaaaataaataaataattaaactgGCCACAATAAATGCAGAACAACAAAGAACAAAGTAAAACAATTGGATGTGACCGTGCTCACAAATTTGACAATCAGATAAAGTTGTCAAAATGAGTTTTATTCAACCAAGAATGATCTCCAAGACTTTTTTCAGTCTTTACTTGATTAGACTATTGCAACTCGCTTTATTATGGTGCTCAAAACAAAATTTTGGATAGATTCAGAGATGCAAACATGTATGgtcaaaaaaaagagagagataaaaaaaactcaaatccACAGACCTTTATTTAcagataaaatattataatgggAATATATGATCGTGGAGAGTTTTACCTGCTGACTGTCATAACCAAACGCGACGCGCAGTTTGAATGCTGAACAGTGATGATTTTCCGTCGACTTTAATTTAACGATgaaaataatatgaatataagctatataatataatatatagctatggaatggcttttcttatatataatataagagTGATagctgaaggatcatgtgacgatatacatttctgattattacgACAGGCTGAATCTGAGCAGTTGTCTGCCTGTCTGAGTTCTGTCAACAGACGGAGGCAGACGTTTCATAATTCTCCATGCGCGAAAAACCCTGTATAACATTATAAACCAACAATTTCTAACCTGCAGTGATCTCACCAGAACTTTGCCAGCAAGACGGGAAGGCGCAGTACCGAACTCTGGTCTCAGGGAGAACTGTGTTGCAGTGGCTGGATACCACATCCAGACATTAAAAGATGCGCAGCCAGAAGAAACACTAGCGGTTAAGCCCGCCTACCAACTATTAGTTTTAGTTTAGGACTATTAGTTTTATGACATTGAAATGAAGGATGATTACTTttaccaagcctgcagtctccctctcatttactgaagctttcgtgcctcgatcgccccccggtgaccggtcccagtatagccgcccctctgtgttttcgaatggacgcgaggcaaactaaataataaaattacacttcaaaaaatgttccccaaagttagtttatgtcactgaaggcagttatcatcacgatgatttcatttaaaataagtttagtttgagtaagttatttgatgctatataaacagggggtgtgacgtcatgattgacagctgagactgacggcttctctgagtgaagttgtcactgaggcactaacggactttttttgaaatttttgggagcagattagagctttagctttaatttctacatttccataactgtttatttcacaccaacataattaattgttctgcatctgcgagagtgtgggcgggcttttgatatcgcagctgtacttcctgctctacttcctgcgctctactgcgcaactccggtcccgaaatcgctactgcacagactcggtcccaagatgttcgcgccgtgcaaggccgcctaaaagcttcaaatctgccaagcggaaacggatgatgtcgagtcgtccatattgtTTTACGGTCTATGACTTTTACACAAAGTTCAGCATGCAAATGCTTTCTTCCAAAATTTACTTTAAAGACAGTGAAAAAGTAAATCAATAACTTCACCAAGGTCAGAAAGATACAATTACAAACCTTGGCTGGTTTTTCAGGACTTTCTGTTAGGAGACCCCACATAGTGGTCTTCAGCTTCTTCATGTCCATCTTCTTGGCCGTTCTGGCATAGTTTATCTCAATAGTGTTTACCTAGATGAGGAAACAATTTGTGATTTATCTGTACAAAACAACTGAAATAAGAACGAATAActgacaaaacaaacaaaaatctcACTAGATGATCACTGTGTAGCATAATAACCAAATACATGTCCTCTTCTGTCCAACATTTTACCTTGTGAGGCTCAGGGACGAGACAGTCCTCTCCGTAAGTAGAGATGTCATCTGTGTCCAGAGAGAAAGGTGTCGGTCGATCTGTTTGGGAGTCATCAGCTCCTCCAAAGCCTTCAGCATCTTCACTGTCCCCTTCCTATTCACAGAAACCACTAACCGTTAAATGGACTGTCTTCCATGTCAATCTAGAACACGTAACAGTATTGTTTAGAGTACCTGAAGACCAGGACAGAAGTTGGCTGTGTCATTGGCATTGTTGTAATCGTACTCTCCTATGTCTTCACTCAGCTCTCCCGATAATCTTTTCTTTCCTTCTGCACTGAGCTTAAGTGAGAAAATAAATCAGTCAGATTTGTAAGATGAACAAAacaaaccaaaccaatctagcAGTCAATATATTGTACAGCATTCTTCTAATAATGTTGTAGATTTGCCACAATCAAAATGCTGAAGTGTATTAAACATTCATGCTCTTACTGTGTTGGTGGGTTTGAGGCTGAGCTGTGACAGGTTACTGGGTGGATACTGGAAGTCTGCTGGAAGTGTGGTTTTCTTATTGCTGCTATTCAAAGCCGACTTGCTAATTGTGGTTGCTGCCTGGAAATAAGcatttcattgtcagtttgtcaCCAAATAATCTGCTGCTGACAGACTTCTACAAGGTTTAAAAGTTTTGCTAGAGGGATTAAATAGCGTTCTACAAATTGCTGTTATGAAGCTTTTGACTATGGAAGTCATGCAAATAAAGAATTAGCAAACAGGGACTTACTCTAGTTGTTCGGAAGTAATTATGAAAGTTGATATCTCCTTTAAAGTCAATAATGAGAGGATTCTTTGGTGCTCGCTTCCTAGGTTCTTTGTCTGGTTTGTGATCTTCTACAAAGGATAAATTAGACATTTAAATGGCACAACACTCAAAACAATAGATAATAGAATATTAAAAATTATGAtatgggtgcgttcacacttggcCAACTTTAACTTCACAACTTGGTCAACttcaaaataccatcatatgcAGACTATGAACACATAACAAGTGCATTTATctcagcacacagcattgttttggatgttcaGTAAGTTACATTTAGGGATGAAACGGTGTGGAAATTTCACATAACAGTTATAGTGACCCAAATTATAACAGTTATCAATATCATCACGGTTTTGTTTAAATTAGATAAAGTGTTCAAAAAGAACCAATGCACACACTGAAAACATTTTaacaagttttatatttgaaaatcaacaaacaacaaataaatcaagcagCTCTATGCACTTTTTAAAAGAAAGATTGTATTCTGCGGGATTTCCTTCCTTATATTGGTCGTCGTCAATAGCACCAcataatgcataaataataatttagtgTGAATATAAATCTCTAACAACAAATCTCTATAAATATGTTCAAGCAATAGTCTCATGCGTCCTATCGGctatgatgcatttaaatctagcaTATTTTGTGTACAAGCCCAAACAGTATCCcagtaaaataaatcatatccATATTTTCATAGGATTTgacagtttatattttattaaatatcaaaaacCCAAAAGGTGTGCATTATACCAGACACCTATGAACACTTTACAGTTAGTTTTATACAAACGTGCATACCAATGTTgtatgtaactttagagacgGTCTCTAAAGTTGCTTATCTCGAGCATCAAACGCTATGGTTCtgctgtgtttgttttaaactattttcgctgctgaaatagaacaaaaacattcCACTGTATGCTGAATGAATCTCCTGCGTGCGTCACACGCTCGGCTTTGAGTGCAGATTTCAGTAAGAGTGCGCTCTAAACAAAACTCCAGCTTATCTGAACACATCTGATTATTAGACATTGCATTCATAAATTCAATAGAAACACGTGTGATGCGTTATATTGCGCAACGCGATTATAACCGATGGCTTCTGAGAAGCCTATAATAAGTAGGGGACTATAGCAACAGCGACGCGAGTGACTGTGTTACACACCACAGCCGAAATACACTAAACAAACAGCGGGTGTttatgtcaagccctgattatTATTCCTTAAATGTCACCCTAGTCGTGTTTGAACGTGTTCGTTCGACTTTGGCTCAAGCTTTACGTTATTATTTCCCAGACCTAGGTTTGGTATTGAGGTCAAAGTCCACTTGCCTTGCGTGCACAAATCTTGAAGTGTTTCCCCTATTACAGCGACTTTCTTCTGGCATGTTCTGCTGCAGACAGGGTGACCAGAGCATCTTCGATTCATTTTTCCTCAGGACTTTtgtaaaagccaaaatatgGCCACACCTCAGATTTTTTACTTTTAGAAGGCTGGAAAATCTCCTGGTGCTGTCACTGCCTGTCATTTCTTCTCATTCAGAAAACAGCGCTCCGTGCTGTGCGCGCCTGCACCAGACTGGATAGGCTTTACCGCGAGTTTTCAAAATCGTGATAATCACCGACTgttttaatgataattaaatTTTAAACGATATTACTAACCGTCAGGACATTTTATTGTGGTTTATCATGAAACCGGTAATTGTTTCATCCttagttacatttaaaatacgTACGTCAATACGTCATAAAAGCTGACTAATCAGGTTGTGGAAGTATCCCTATGTCTTTAGGTTCAGTATCTTCAGTAATGCCAgtctgaactgaactgaactacaagtgtgaacgcaccgcaccctaacgccgcattcacacggggcgtaggcgttaacgcttgacggagggcgtggctgaagctgggtgctgacgcgatcgtcatagtgacaacagccaatcacattaacttcccgcttggaccaaaacacaacacaaaaaagcacctttttatgacagctagtctgtgagacaaaatggatgccgatttggttgtatgtgtaagtgcgattgcccgtgtagttgttgtcagcgcactgaacaggtgcacgaagctgttaagtacattaaatcctgaaaaagcaccgacagcgggaagaatatcacgtattggtccgggagctgcgtctggatttttaacggtctatggtctggatggttcacgaagcggtaatgaacgcaattggctagcgtctactgtaggatatttgcatacggcgatctgattggatgacgcctgcgcttGCGCTTGAAAGGTTTagaattcttcaacttctgccgcttgcaacgcgagtaaagcaccgcgacggaacccacaattcagttcggcaacggatgatgtcacccattcaaagtaaatgggaagcgttaacgcctacgtgtgaatgcggcgtaagaaggcaataaaatacattcaaatacTCCAAGGCTAATCTTTGACTTACGCTTATGTCCAGGTTTAAAGAGCCAGTAGCCGGGTCCGACCCAGGTTGCCATGGTCCTGGGACTGAAGTACGAGTATTCTCTGGGCTGATCAGACAACTGCAGACACATGGTGGCAATATCCACCTCACCAATTGGAATAACACCGCTATTAATAACACAAATACACTTAAGTGAATTGACACAAAAACAGCAGAGAagacatttaaatgcaaataaaatgttatattcagAGAATATTCTTCAACCACTTCTTACTTGgaaccttttaaaaaaataacgatGCCATTGGAATagtttagaagaaaaaaaattagatTCCGATCATCAGTTCCAAACGcacaagttttggtttccatagTGGCCACctgattgcacataattctactaatcccgcATATTTCacgctcacatctgaagcgcacacacatagcctaccgtaataaagccacctcggacatgatacaagtgcaaaaatttgcttctttttccagcttattgttggtcaaatacacttaaaaaaattctcagtgcacatcttgaatagtgtaaacatagtcgcaaacagttcaggaagaatgagtaacagaaacagtgtttaggatccatgcttgcgttagttcttaaagggacagcagttatttgttattcaaactacaaaaagacaaatgatcacactgctcttgactgatcgaCTTTTATACTTTATATACTACAAATACTTGAACTTTtctgtaactttaatagtttcatctgtaggcTATTGATCATTGTTTATATGaggaaaaagcttaaaagctttatcatataacaTGATCTCTTCATAAGAAATTGatttttgattgcctagactttcattAGACGcacaaaaaattattatattaaaaatatctatttgacagtatatgcagagTTTTTTCCCCCgtggtattgaaaatagcattgaatatcgatgtgacatgttttaaCTCCATCCCttaaagaatcggaatcggaatcagaacCTATTGATTAGTCATTTTGTTTTCAGATGAAGAGTAGGGGTGTGCCATATCATATCGTCCGCGATAATACCGGTATTcatttttacatgataaaaaaagTGTCATATTGAGATATCAATGATATAGCGTTGCGATGACGTATGACACATTTACTTTCCCTAGCGCGCACAATAACACCTGTCTGAGTGAGAAGAGCAACATGTCAGCCTccgataatgatgatgatgatttagTACCTAAAAGGGAGCTACTTGGTTACAAGAGGTCAGCTCTCTTGACAACTGACATAACATGAACAGCTTATGGCtgattttgatgtttgccgTGCAATATTTAACCGGAAGGGTAACATTGACGTTTATTTTTGTCAGTTATGACTTTAGTTAGATCTAGCATTGTGCACGCTTCGAATGAGACACAGAGATAAAGTAGTGTATAAAGTAATacttttatttgaattaatggattatagcatttattttaattatagagacagagagagagagagagagagagagagagagagagagagagagagagagagacagagatacATGCGTGACTGTGTCTGTTCAGCGTCTCTCTTAACAATGCAGATGTGCgtttattactttaaaatagcaAGTAACCCCAACATTGCTGAGGAATATAATGTAGTGATCCAGCAGCTTAGATATTTTGTTGCTAAAAGTCACGGGGCGGCGTTGATAACCAGCTTCCGTGCTCCTGAATCTGCAGCGCGATCTCTGTATGCgagtgacgtgtgtgtgtgtatgtgtgtttttgtgtgtttgggGAAACTACATGTCACATAGGCTATTCTGACTACACAGACAAAGGAATCTTACAACCTTTACGAGTTATATTAATGCTTTTTATGCATTAGAAAATTCATATGATCTTACCagatgaataaattatattaaccggaataaactaacgttatacagaaaGGGAGCAGAGACTGTGACCGATTGCGAGAGCGATTGTGTGACAGAGAGTCTATCCATAACTTGGGTCAAGCGCGAGTTTAAaccgtaaaaaaaataaacactctcacaaacacatTCGTAAAAATCACGCAAGATGACGATACTGCaactagggctgtgtattgccaagactctggcgatacaatacgtatcacgatacggTATAttccaatatattgcgatattgtaacaaaggcaatatattgtgatatttcttttttgtgtttttgttttttataatttaacagaataaagaacacaaccataagcctaaaacacgagacaaagtattttatttaattaatatagtataatttatatcactaatcatatgcaatgtgcaatctaagttgagggaaatgtaaagttactgcaggattctttgtgtaaatgttttaaaggttcacagtatagcagtggctatttaacaacagaaaatgcagtccatttcatgactgaatgactgtttgttttatatttaacacagtagccccgatcacacagaacgcgtttttgcagcgagaggcgccttttttgaatggatttcgtttggcagagagcgttatgcgcactgcttatgcgccctgggcgcctcgcgtttttgaaggagcgctccgagcgcatgaagttgaaaaaaagtcaactctgagcggaaaagcgtgcaacatcatcgcgcttattttctgttgtccaatcgaatgaatgaagcggcaggccttccgttgtgttgaccgttacattgatttgactgacagtacaggtgattcgggggttgcctagaaacattaaagcgcactgctcatttttgaattaaaaaacgcaaccaaaaaagggagtgcagtgcgcctcgcgttttcgaacctgaaaaacgcgttctgtgtgatcggaccctaaagctgttttctataaagcagtctattgtataaagtgctatttcaaataacgttactgaactgcagagctggtgcatccatatccacatcgcaattatctttcgttctcctgccaccgctgtcagttttggagtgtgtttattttgttactgagaggaaaacgtgcagtacattctatcgaaatgcttctcagcagcgcgggtgacgtcaggatgttaagagagctctctgtttcaatgtgtttcccgagtattagattataacttggcctattttgcaaacaaaatgattcttgtcgatttccttagtggcttctttttagctgaagccaacatgagtccacacttcagctctgtatactgcaagagcggaataattctatcgtcttgagagctgggtttgctaatgtaaacactagtgATGCACGCACTTttaccttgcgcttctccggctccgcgtcagttatacgttctgagataacactgccatctagcggttgggtgttatacagtctgtggtttaaaccgaacacaaagccacgaatcttgcatgtaaataaataattatataaatatcgatacagcgtttttgagaatcgatacagtatcgccaaacgTAATATCgtgatattcacgtgtatcgatattttcttacacccctaactGCAACATTAATCTTTTACATCAATCTGGACTTTGTTGACTTTGATGATGAAGGGAGAATTCGCAAGTTTCAGTCAGAATTTAGACAAGAGTGCGCGCGCACTGAACACAACGCTTGGTTTCAGCGATGACTAATCTGAACGCTTCTGATTGGCCATCATGCTCTACAGAAACGCGTGTTATTGGTTATAATGCTCAACGCTGCAAAATGAAATCTGACAGAATGCAGCAGTCGGGTGGATCTAAGGAATGGATCTGTAGGCTACTCGTTTCAAGTATGTTTACAAAGTTTGTTTAACCTATATGATCACTTAAACATATCTTCTATTGCATACATATTTAGAAATAAATTTCCATGACTTTTCTAAAACTTTCAGGTTTATTTGTTTTCCCAAAACTTTTCCAGGCCTGGaaaatgctattttaaaatTCCATGACTTTTCCAGGTCTTTCATGACCGTACGAAccctgtatattatatatatatatatatatatatatatatatatatatatatatatatatatatatatatatatatatatatatatatatatatatataaaatatatatttaagatttCCAGTGAAAACACTAGTAACTTGTACCATATGTCAGTAAAGTTAcactttgaattaaatattcTCTCATAATTGACATTAGCTCATtggaaaaggataaacaatgactttaattttatttgcaaaaataaatactgcTGCCTACCAGCTGCAATAACCAATAAAACTTTGTTCCATATATTTTTTGCTATATCGTCATAAATATCGTTATCACAAATACTCCTGAAATATCGTGATATAATTTTGAGgctatatcgcccacccctaagGAAGAGAACATTGTAGCGTGCCTCCCATCCATTAAATCGAAATAATCTTTTGTGCTTTGTTACTATTAATATGACACAAAGTCTGATTTACAGTATTAAACTGCAATTATTTGCTTATTGCGAAGCAGAGCCTGTTTGTAATGCAACAATTAGCAAACACTTTAGTGCAATACATTTCACAAGTACTAACCGTCCTTTCTGGGGGCTCTTTGAACAAGCTTCTCTGTGTTCCTTAAACTCCTCACAGTCTCCTGGTCTGCCCTCATCCACGTCTGCATCAAAATTATCCCCAAAATCTGGACTCTCATCCTCATCTTGCTCAATGTCTGCATGGACATCAAATGCATGCTCTCCCTGCTTCATCTTCTCAAGCAGCTGGTTGAGGTTTGTACTCTATATTGACAATGTGAAAGATGTTCACATCAATATAAAACACACTTAACATTGCACTTAAACTACTGTTGAAAAGGGGTTAATAAGTTTTTGCtttaatttaaagaaattaattattCTATTCAGCACTAACACATGAAATTGATCTGTGTAAGTAAAGATGTCATGatgtagttaaaaaaaatagtttccaGAAAAATAAGTAGCAAAACAGCATTAAATTgcaatggctgctgaaaattcagctttcccattacaggaataaatgacattttaaaatataaaaaaaatattaaagtaaattatttttaatttgactaatatttcacaatgttgctgtttctgataaaatataaaaaatatggagagcacaaaagacatttcaaaaacatttaaaatcgaattgatcccaaactttttaatTGCTGTGTATATGCACACCATCAGTAGGTTGAGCCTTTAATTAGTCATCAAAACAGTCTCACCTGTTCAGGAGTCCATCTAGTAAAAGAGAAATCCTCTAAGGATGGACATATTGGCCTGTCCTCTAGCGTCTTCAGATGACCTGGAAGAATCAAAATGGCATTCAATGCCTTGAATACATTGTCAAACAACTCAGATCGACTGTAACTCACAACACGTGGAAATGTTATGAATTCTGAATATTGCTCTGTCCTGTAACTTGGAACAGAGTGTGATGTGCAAAGCTGTTAACCTGTAAATGGTGAGGCAGGAACGTTCTGATGGGGCACCTGCACTGGAGGCGAATCCGACTTCAGCAAGGTCATATGTGAAGGAAAGCGCAGCTCACAGCGACTGTCCTCACTGAAGAGCACAGACAGGAAGACTCCTGCTGTACTGTTCTCATCAAAGGAAGCAGCCATGCGCTGGAACATGGGGTCCACCTGCACAAAGGATGCTTTAGGTCTTCCTGTAAGTTTACATCACATGCTTTATGGGGTCCTCACAACAACAAAAGGTACTTGTTCtattgtgaatttttttaaaactattatcACCCAGCaatatattaatttatcatACATCCTACATTACAGGATTCATATAGTTTACATACCTAGAACAATTTATACcaaatattgtatatatacactgtGTGATTGTTTATATTGTTGCAATATGTAACTCTTATCGCCCAGCGATTTATATATACAGTTGGATATACAAGTATGTCCAACTTTAttcacacacattcatacagtaTACTTGTAAAGGTGATGTATTGTGTCAAACTGCTTGATTGAATCACCGCAAAAGTTATAGTACATCATTGCCCAGCTCTAATCCGCTAAATGCAACTAAGTCATGAGATATTACAAACATTTACATCATGATTTTCTATAAAGCTGATTTAAAACAATGTGTATTGCGAAAAGTTGCTATACAAAAATCGACTTGACTCAATCACACTTAGATATTTATTCACCTCACACTTCATTTCTGATTCAGAGAGATTGATGTTACTGAGGT from Pseudorasbora parva isolate DD20220531a chromosome 3, ASM2467924v1, whole genome shotgun sequence carries:
- the ncaph gene encoding condensin complex subunit 2, which gives rise to MSAFSTPTSRPLQWSSPAVGQKAALSATSTPLLDNIQGNDDEQERRQRRRSKVIDLHGVTDSSINEAGCHSSTATPAAVPKLSSAQISEHYSTCIKLSTENKITTKNAFGLHLIDYMADILKQKDSEMNFKVAAGTLDASTKIYAVRVDAVHADAYRVLGGLGSETKPKECQDGDEEAVAEGSQGEQVAAKQTKKRPQKKTVEQNLSNINLSESEMKCEVDPMFQRMAASFDENSTAGVFLSVLFSEDSRCELRFPSHMTLLKSDSPPVQVPHQNVPASPFTGHLKTLEDRPICPSLEDFSFTRWTPEQSTNLNQLLEKMKQGEHAFDVHADIEQDEDESPDFGDNFDADVDEGRPGDCEEFKEHREACSKSPQKGRGVIPIGEVDIATMCLQLSDQPREYSYFSPRTMATWVGPGYWLFKPGHKQDHKPDKEPRKRAPKNPLIIDFKGDINFHNYFRTTRAATTISKSALNSSNKKTTLPADFQYPPSNLSQLSLKPTNTLSAEGKKRLSGELSEDIGEYDYNNANDTANFCPGLQEGDSEDAEGFGGADDSQTDRPTPFSLDTDDISTYGEDCLVPEPHKVNTIEINYARTAKKMDMKKLKTTMWGLLTESPEKPAKQVESEETTEVPGEKSFSQSIRNLVQRLPSTMATNLSVPLAFVALLHLANEKNLELHKIDCMTDIIIKQGH